ACCTTTAATTGCAGCATCCGTTAACACACGAGTTGTTTCTTGGAATGATGCAGCAGATAAGAATGATTCTGTTTCAAGAGAAGCTTTTGTAATACCTAAGATAACTGGACGACAAGTTGCTGGTGTTTTACCAGTAAGAACAGCTTCTGTATTTGCCTCAGCAAATTGGTGAATATCAAGTAATGAACCTGGTAACATTTCTGTATCTCCAGCTTCAATAACACGCACTTTACGAAGCATTTGGCGAACCATTACCTCGATGTGTTTGTCACCGATTTCTACCCCTTGCATACGGTATACTTTTTGTACTTCTTTTAATAGATATTCTTGAACTGTCGATACGTCTTTAACTTTTAATAATTGTTTTGGATCGATCGAACCTTCAGATAATGTTTGACCCGCAATAATCGTGTCACCTTCAACTACTTTTAAACGAGCGTTGTATGGTGCTTGGTATTTACGTGTTTCCACATCACCTTGGATTGTTACTTCTTTTAGACCTTCACGAATTTCTTCGATTTCGATTACAGTACCAGTGATTTCAGAGATAACCGCTTGACCTTTCGGATTACGCGCCTCGAAAATCTCTTGGATACGTGGAAGACCTTGTGTGATATCGTTACCTGCTACCCCACCTGTATGGAATGTACGCATCGTTAACTGTGTACCTGGCTCACCGATAGATTGCGCAGCGATAATACCTACCGCTTCACCAACTTCTACCTCTTCACCAGTAGCTAAGTTCATACCGTAACATTTTTTACATACGCCATGTTTTGTATTACATGTAAATGCAGAACGGATTGTAATTTCTTCAATACCTGCTTCTTCAATTGCACGTGCAACATCTTGTGTAATTAAGCCATCACGCTCTACGATAACCGCTCCAGTTTCTGGGTGGCGAACTGTTTTCTTCACATAACGACCAACAATACGCTCGTCTAATGCTTCGATAAGTTCGTTGCCTTCCATTAATGAACCGATCAATAAACCGCGGTCAGTACCACAGTCGTCTTCACGAACGATAACATCTTGTGCTACGTCTACTAAACGACGAGTTAAGTAACCTGAATCGGCAGTTTTAAGTGCTGTATCGGCAAGACCTTTACGCGCACCATGGGTAGAGATGAAGTACTCTAATACGGTTAAACCTTCACGGAATGAAGACTTGATCGGTAACTCAATGATTCGACCAGCCGGGTTGGCCATCAGACCACGCATACCAGCAAGCTGAGTGAAGTTCGATGCGTTACCACGGGCACCAGAGTCAGACATCATGAAGATTGGGTTTGTTTTGTGTAATGATTTCATCAGCTTGCCTTGGATTTCGTCCTTCGCAGCTGTCCAAATGTTAATAACACGGTTGTAACGCTCTTCTTCCGTGATTAAACCACGACGGAATTGAATCATTACTTTATCTACTTTACCTTGTGCTTCATCAAGGATAATACCTTTGTCTGGTAATACCACGATGTCAGATACACCTACAGTAATACCTGCACGAGTAGAATATTTGAAACCTAAGTTTTTCATACGGTCAAGCATTTTAGAAGTTTCCGTAATATGGAACTCTTTAAATACTTCAGCGATGACATTTCCTAAGAATTTTTTACGGAAAGGATCTACTACAGGCACGTTTGTGAAGTGTTTTGCTAACACAGCACGGCGTTGTGCTTCGATTTTTTCTGCTTCAGATAAATCAGCATAGCCTTCAGTAGCTTCGATTTCGTTTTGTAATTCTTCGTCAATTGTTAAGTTTACAAAGTATTTATCCGGTGTTTTTTGTTCTAAGTTTGTATCAGTTGGCTCGTTAACGTAAGGGAATGACTTCGGTAAAATTTCGTTGAAGATTACCTTACCAACCGTCGTTAATAAGAACATTTTATTTTGTTCTTCTGTGAACGTTGGGTTGTTTAATGAGCTTGCTTTAATTGCAATACGAGAGTGTAAATGTACCGTACCATTTTGGTATGCGATTAACACTTCGTTTGAGTTGTTAAAGATTGACCCTTCACCACGAGCATTTTCACGCTCAAGCGTTAAGTAATAGTTACCTAATACCATATCTTGAGATGGTGTTACTACTGGTTTACCATCTTTCGGGTTCAGGATGTTTTGAGCTGCTAACATCAGTAAACGAGCTTCTGCTTGCGCTTCTGCTGATAATGGAACGTGAACCGCCATTTGGTCACCATCGAAGTCAGCGTTGTAAGCTGTACATACTAATGGGTGAAGACGAATTGCACGACCTTCTACTAAAGTAGGCTCGAATGCTTGGATACCAAGACGGTGAAGCGTCGGTGCACGGTTAAGTAATACCGGATGCTCACGAATTACATCTTCTAAAACGTCCCAAACTTCATTGTGCATACGCTCAATTTTACGTTTTGCACTCTTAATGTTATGAGCTAGGCCACGTTCTACTAATTCTTTCATTACGAAAGGTTTGAATAGTTCGATTGCCATTTCTTTTGGAAGACCACATTGGTACATTTTTAAGTTTGGACCTACTACGATAACTGAACGACCAGAATAGTCTACACGTTTACCAAGTAAGTTTTGACGGAAACGACCTTGTTTCCCTTTCAGCATGTGTGAAAGTGATTTTAAAGGACGGTTACCAGGACCTGTTACAGGACGACCACGACGACCGTTATCGATTAATGCGTCAACCGCTTCTTGTAACATACGTTTTTCGTTTTGTACGATGATGCTTGGTGCACCAAGGTCAAGTAAACGTTTTAAACGGTTGTTACGGTTGATTACACGACGGTAAAGATCATTTAAGTCAGAAGTTGCGAAACGACCACCATCTAATTGCACCATTGGACGAAGCTCTGGAGGAATTACTGGTAGCACGTCTAGAATCATCCACTCTGGTTTGTTACCTGAGTTACGGAATGCTTCTACTACTTCTAAACGTTTAATTGCACGTGTACGGCGTTGGCCTTGTGCAGATTTTAATTCTTCTTTTAAAACAGCTGTTTCATCTTCTAAATCGATTTTTTCTAATAAGCGTTTGATTGCCTCAGCACCCATTGCCGCTTCGAATTCGTTGCCGTATTTTTCACGGTATGCACGATATTCTTTTTCAGAAAGTAAATCTTTGAAGCCTAAAGCAGTTTGACCTGGCTCAATTACAACATAAGAAGCAAAG
The sequence above is a segment of the Solibacillus sp. FSL H8-0523 genome. Coding sequences within it:
- the rpoC gene encoding DNA-directed RNA polymerase subunit beta', giving the protein MIDVNEFEYMKIGLASPDKIRSWSYGEVKKPETINYRTLKPEKDGLFCERIFGPTKDWECHCGKYKRVRYKGVVCDRCGVEVTRAKVRRERQGHIELAAPVSHIWYFKGIPSRMGLILDMSPRALEEVIYFASYVVIEPGQTALGFKDLLSEKEYRAYREKYGNEFEAAMGAEAIKRLLEKIDLEDETAVLKEELKSAQGQRRTRAIKRLEVVEAFRNSGNKPEWMILDVLPVIPPELRPMVQLDGGRFATSDLNDLYRRVINRNNRLKRLLDLGAPSIIVQNEKRMLQEAVDALIDNGRRGRPVTGPGNRPLKSLSHMLKGKQGRFRQNLLGKRVDYSGRSVIVVGPNLKMYQCGLPKEMAIELFKPFVMKELVERGLAHNIKSAKRKIERMHNEVWDVLEDVIREHPVLLNRAPTLHRLGIQAFEPTLVEGRAIRLHPLVCTAYNADFDGDQMAVHVPLSAEAQAEARLLMLAAQNILNPKDGKPVVTPSQDMVLGNYYLTLERENARGEGSIFNNSNEVLIAYQNGTVHLHSRIAIKASSLNNPTFTEEQNKMFLLTTVGKVIFNEILPKSFPYVNEPTDTNLEQKTPDKYFVNLTIDEELQNEIEATEGYADLSEAEKIEAQRRAVLAKHFTNVPVVDPFRKKFLGNVIAEVFKEFHITETSKMLDRMKNLGFKYSTRAGITVGVSDIVVLPDKGIILDEAQGKVDKVMIQFRRGLITEEERYNRVINIWTAAKDEIQGKLMKSLHKTNPIFMMSDSGARGNASNFTQLAGMRGLMANPAGRIIELPIKSSFREGLTVLEYFISTHGARKGLADTALKTADSGYLTRRLVDVAQDVIVREDDCGTDRGLLIGSLMEGNELIEALDERIVGRYVKKTVRHPETGAVIVERDGLITQDVARAIEEAGIEEITIRSAFTCNTKHGVCKKCYGMNLATGEEVEVGEAVGIIAAQSIGEPGTQLTMRTFHTGGVAGNDITQGLPRIQEIFEARNPKGQAVISEITGTVIEIEEIREGLKEVTIQGDVETRKYQAPYNARLKVVEGDTIIAGQTLSEGSIDPKQLLKVKDVSTVQEYLLKEVQKVYRMQGVEIGDKHIEVMVRQMLRKVRVIEAGDTEMLPGSLLDIHQFAEANTEAVLTGKTPATCRPVILGITKASLETESFLSAASFQETTRVLTDAAIKGKRDELLGLKENVIIGKLVPAGTGMQRYRQIRMDQDAKAEVTTAE